From the Ensifer adhaerens genome, the window TGCCGTGTTGTCCTGGCCACGATGTTCCTGGTCGCTGCTGCCCAATCGACGGCGCATGCCCAGTCCGCGAACAACAGCCAATATACGATGCAGGAAATCGTCGACGCCGGTCACGGCTTCTTCGGCGAAACCTCCGGCGGTCTGGCGAAGGTCGTCGAACGCGCCTTCGAGCGTTACGGCCTGCCCAACGGCTACATTCTCGGGCAGGAAGGCTCAGGCGCATTCATCGCCGGCCTCACCTACGGCGAAGGCGAACTCAACACCAAGAACGCCGGCCAGCATAGCGTCTTCTGGCAGGGCCCGTCGCTCGGTATCGACTGGGGCGGCCAGGGCAGCCGCGCCATGATGCTGGTCTACAATCTGCCGAGCGTGCCGGCCCTCTACAAGCGTTTCGGCGGTGTCTCCGGTTCGGCCTACGTCGTCGCCGGCGTCGGCATGACGGTTCTGACCGACGAGCAGATCGTCGTCGTTCCGATCCGCACCGGTATCGGCGCACGGCTCGGCGTCAACGTCGGTTACCTGAAGATGACCCAGACGCCCACCTGGAACCCCTTCTGAGGCACTGGTCGCGCTGGCGTGGGCAAAATCCCGCGCCAGACACTTGCAGCGCACGAAACGTCATGTTTAGTGCAAGGAAGCGGAAATGCGCAGCGCCTGCCGGACCGCGAGGTCCGGCAGGCGCTGCGGTTCCGATACAGTTTTGAAACGGCCAGCTCGTGATACAATTCGCGCTTCTCTTTGCCCTGGGCTTTCTGACGGCGATCATCATCGGTCTGCTGGTGGCCCCGGCGATCCACCGCCGCATCGTGCGGTTCGCCGAGGACCGCTTGAAGGCGACCATGCCGCTCAGCCCGCAGGAGGTGCGTGCGCAGAAGGATGCAGCCCGCGCGGCCTACGCCGCCGAAAATGCGCGCACGCAGCAGGCCCTCAAGCGCGAGCGCGACAAGGGCGTGGCGCTGATGCTGACCAACGAGAAGAGCTTGCAGGAGGCGCGGCGCCTGACCGGCGAGAATTCCGACCTGAACGCCCAGCTTGCCGACATGAACGTCGAAGCGGCAGATATGCGCTCCGCCATCCGGCAATTCGAACAGCGCCTGGAACGGATGAAGACAACGCTCGACGGCGTCGAGCGCGACAATGCCGCTAAAGCCGACGAAATACAGAAGCTCGGCGTGCACCTCGCCCATCATGGCGCCGAAATCGACAATCTCAAGATCACCCTGGCGGCGCGCGAGACCGAGGTCGAGCATCTGAAGAGCCGTATCGCCACCTTGCGCGACGAGCGAGAAGCCCTGCGCGGCGATCTCAAGGCCGAGACGACCCATTCCAAGGAAATGGAGCTTCGTCTTTCACATGACGAAACTCGGCTACACCGGTTGGAAGACAAGCTCGCGCGTGAGATGGCCACCAGTGCCGACCGCGAGAGTGCGCTGGAGCGACGCGCCGGCGAAATCGAACGACTGAAGACCAAAGTGAAGGATACCAACCAGGAAATGCGCGACGCAGCCAAGGCCCTGCGCGCCGCCGGCATCGCCTTCCCGCTGAGGAAGGAACGCCGTCCGGCCACCGAGCAATCGGGCAACCGTTCCGCGGCCGCCGTTGCGCCGGCAACCGAAATTCCAGGTTCTGCCACCGCCGACGATCTGCGCAACCGCGCTACCGCTCTTTCGGAGCGCCTGACCAATTCCAAAACTGCCGCCCATGACGACGCCCTGCGCGACGAGGTCGCGTCAATCGCTGCCGGCATGGTTGCGCTGACGGCAACGAACGAAGGCCCCTCCTCCCCCATTCTCAACCTGTTGGCCGGCGACGGGAACGAGGAAGCCACGACCAAGCGAGAGAGTTTGGCGAAACGGGCAAAGGACATCCTGCCGCGCGAATAGACGGCTAGACCGCCTTACGGTGGACGCTTGACGCGCGTCGGCCACCACTGGCGGGCAGGCGAGCCTCTTCCTGTCGCTCGAAGCTTGAGAACGCGGCGTCAGATCCGGCCGTTGATCAGCGCCACCTGGTGAAGGGCGATACCGGCTGCGGTCGAGACATTGAGACTGTCGAGGCCCGGGCGCTGGCGGATGCGCGCCGTGCGGATCGAGGTCAGCACCGATTGCGGCAGCCCCTCGCCTTCGGTTCCCATGAGAAGCGCGGTGCGCGCCGCCGGCGGGATCGCGCCAAGATCGGTTTGGCCGGCGGGCGAGAGCCCCCAGATCGCAAAGCCTGCCCCCTGCAGCCGTTCCAACATGGCAGCCACGGAGCCTTCGCGCGCGAAGGGAACGGTCAGCACCGAGCCGACGGAGACCCGGATCGCCTTGCGGTACATCGGATCGCAACTCGTCTCATCCATCAGCACGGCATCGACCCCAAAGGCCGCGGCGTTGCGGAAGAGAGCCCCCATGTTGTCGTGGTTGGAAATGCCGCAAGCCGCCAAAACGAGGCTCGACGTCGGCAAGGACGCGATCAATGCATCGCGGCCTGGCTCACCTTCGCGGCGACCGAGCGCCAGCACGCCCCGGTGCATGTTGAACCCGGCGATCGCGTCGAACACCCCCGCCCCCGCCACATAGACGGGCACCGTCGGCGGGAAGCGCTCAAGAATATCCTGAACGCCGGCCAGACGATTTTCGAGCAGCAGGATCGCCTCGGCGGCAAAACCGCGCCCGGCTTCGTGCGCCGCTGCCAGCATGCGCAACACCACCGTGCCTTCGGCGATGAAGCGGCCATGCCGCCCGGTCAGATCGCGCTCCTTGATCGAAACGAAGCCAGCAATCCGGGGATCGGCGGGGTCATCGATGCGCTGAACGGGCGGGAGGGCGCTCGACATACGGTCAGTTGGTCCTGACGGTAATGTCGGCGACGATGCGACCGGTGCCGATATCGAACACGATGGCACGCGGCTCCGATCCCGGAAGGTTGCCATAGAACAGCACCTGGGAGCCGGAGAGCGCCACGTTCGTCACCGTGAAGCCGGCGGGAAGTGCCGCGACCGCATTGACCGGTGCTTCGCTCGGAACGACGGCAGCGGCAGCCTGGACGGGTGCCTTGGCGTCCGTGCGCGTCAGCTTGTAGACAATCGTCCCAAGGACGGCCATAAGCATGACCAACATGACGCCGGCCGAGACGAGCTGAAGCTTCACCATCTTGCGGCGGACATTTTCCATGGCCGGATCTAGCGGCTTGTCTTCCTGGTCATCGGGCTCGATTGCGGTCATGGTTGGCCTTTTTTCGGATTTGGAACGGAATGAACGACCCCTTTAAACAAGCGACGGCCAATAGGAAAGTCCTGACGGCGGGCGAGGATGCCGCAGGACGCCTCGATTCGTTCCTGACCGACGCACTTTCGGGTGAATTCTCCCGCAACCGGATCAAGAGCCTGATCGAACAGGGCGCGGTGTCGATCAACGGCAAGCCGGTAACCGAACCGAAAAAGAAGGTGCATCCCGGCGACATCTTCGAGATGGACCTGCCCGAGCCGGAAGATCCGGAACCGAAGGGCGAAGACATCCCGCTCGACGTGCTCTACGAGGACGATCACCTGATCGTGCTTTGCAAGCCCGCCGGTCTCGTCGTGCATCCCGGCGCCGGCAACTGGACCGGCACACTGGTCAACGCGCTCATCCATCACTGCGGCAGCAGCCTGTCGGGCATCGGCGGCGTCAAGCGCCCGGGCATCGTCCATCGCCTCGACAAGGAGACGAGCGGCGTCATGGTGGTCGCCAAGAATGATGCCGCCCATCGCCATCTCTCCGAACAGTTTGCAGACCACGGTCGCACCGGCCCGCTCGAACGCGCCTACCGGGCCGTCGTCTGGGGGCGACCGCGGCAGCTGAAGGGAACGATCGACGCGCCGCTCGGACGGGCCGGCGACCGAACGAAACGCGCGGTCAAGCGCGAGGACAGCGACGACGCCCGCGAAGCCATTACCCACTATGAAGTCGTCGAGCGTTATCTCGAAAAACCCGACGGCACCTGCCTGGCATCAACGGTGGAATGCCACCTGGAAACGGGGCGCACGCACCAGATCCGCGTCCACATGGCGCATATCGGCCATCCGCTGATCGGCGATCCGGAGTATGGCGCTGCCTTCCGCACCAAGGCGAATTTGTTGCCGGATGCAGCCAAGGCCGTCGTCAATCAATTCCACCGCCAGGCCCTGCATGCCTTCATGCTGCAGTTCGAGCATCCGGCGACCGGCGAGACCATGCACTTCGAAGCACCCATGCCGGTCGACATGGAGCAACTGATCGAGGCCCTGCGCACCGAGGCGTGAGCCGGGCCCTTGAATTCCGGCAGTGGGATTCCAATCTAAGGTTCAGTCTCTGTTCGTGACATTCCCGTCGCCCGGCCTCACACATTGGTGAAACCGGACTCCTTGAATCATGCTTTCGCCGTACTTATTTTCTAGGCTCGTGGGGTCTTGACGAAGACCCACATGCCCGGCTTGCCGACCGGAGGCCGGAGACTATTAAGGGGGGTGCTTCATATGGCCCGA encodes:
- a CDS encoding DUF1134 domain-containing protein, with protein sequence MHQIMKAATQACRVVLATMFLVAAAQSTAHAQSANNSQYTMQEIVDAGHGFFGETSGGLAKVVERAFERYGLPNGYILGQEGSGAFIAGLTYGEGELNTKNAGQHSVFWQGPSLGIDWGGQGSRAMMLVYNLPSVPALYKRFGGVSGSAYVVAGVGMTVLTDEQIVVVPIRTGIGARLGVNVGYLKMTQTPTWNPF
- a CDS encoding TrmH family RNA methyltransferase; the encoded protein is MSSALPPVQRIDDPADPRIAGFVSIKERDLTGRHGRFIAEGTVVLRMLAAAHEAGRGFAAEAILLLENRLAGVQDILERFPPTVPVYVAGAGVFDAIAGFNMHRGVLALGRREGEPGRDALIASLPTSSLVLAACGISNHDNMGALFRNAAAFGVDAVLMDETSCDPMYRKAIRVSVGSVLTVPFAREGSVAAMLERLQGAGFAIWGLSPAGQTDLGAIPPAARTALLMGTEGEGLPQSVLTSIRTARIRQRPGLDSLNVSTAAGIALHQVALINGRI
- a CDS encoding RluA family pseudouridine synthase, which produces MNDPFKQATANRKVLTAGEDAAGRLDSFLTDALSGEFSRNRIKSLIEQGAVSINGKPVTEPKKKVHPGDIFEMDLPEPEDPEPKGEDIPLDVLYEDDHLIVLCKPAGLVVHPGAGNWTGTLVNALIHHCGSSLSGIGGVKRPGIVHRLDKETSGVMVVAKNDAAHRHLSEQFADHGRTGPLERAYRAVVWGRPRQLKGTIDAPLGRAGDRTKRAVKREDSDDAREAITHYEVVERYLEKPDGTCLASTVECHLETGRTHQIRVHMAHIGHPLIGDPEYGAAFRTKANLLPDAAKAVVNQFHRQALHAFMLQFEHPATGETMHFEAPMPVDMEQLIEALRTEA